ATCACATTTACGCTGGTGATTATTTTTAAATTTCGTAAATGTTTTTTCAAACTCACTGCCGCATGCACATTTAAAAAGCAGTTTTTGAGAAAAACCATGATATTCCGTCGATAACAGCTTACTATCTGAATTTTTCTCAACAAATTCATTAATTTTACTGATTGTCCATCGTTTATTCATACTACACACCTCCATATTTAATCACTAGACGGAGGCTTTTCTGGGCATCCGTTCCACCATGAGCACTACTCATAATTCCTAAGTTCCTCATTATAACATGGTCTGGGGACAAAGGAACAGGTTCATTGCCCCATCCATTCCAGTATCACTGATTGTTTAACATCTTACATATTTTCGTTTAAAGCCAAGCTTCCCTCTATCTACTTCCTTCTGGATATTTTCTGAGGCGTGCAGGAAACTGCTTTTTTCTTGTCCCGCTTCATTTCTACCGGCCCGATGGCTTTCGCTGTCTCAACTGCTTTTTCATGGAGCGGCAAATAAGAAACACCCACTGTATAGACAAAATTATTCATGGCGGATTTTGTACGCTCCGGAGAATCGTGGATGGTGTCTTTCACTTTATCAAGCATTTTGGCCAGTTTCTCTTCGGAAAATTCAGCGTCCGGACGATTCCCCAAAAGCCAGCAGTAGCAGCTCCAGCCCCTGACATCCGCAGCTCTTCCCCGCTTTCGATCCATTTATCGGCAACAGCCTGTGCAATATCTGCTTCAGCTAATGTAACGGCCACCACATAATCGGACAGCATATAAAAATATGCATCATCCATCCAGCGGTCAAAATCCGCTTCGGTCATGGCTTCTGGATCTGCAATGATGCCTGCAAAGTACATGGCATCGTAGTTCCCTGTAGCGTATAGCTCCTCTGCCAAAGGCTGATTTCTTTTAATTTTTTTGGCGATTGGCTTCATTGCACCTGTTGCCACTCCAAAAAGCGGCTCGCGCGCGCCGTTTGATATGTACATTTTCTTGGTCCGTTCCTTGCTGAGAGCTTCGAGCTCCTGCATAACCGTTTGTAAATCCATCTTTAAGCACTTCCTTCCATTTTAATAATGTTAACTTCACTTGTGCGCCTCAAGACCCCAAGTATTCTGTTTTCAGTTCAATCTCTTTTACTTCTTTATCGTAATAGACCTTATAGGCCCTGGCGTTGGGTCTTGAACTTACGATTCGGCTGACCTCTTCCTCAATAAAGTGGATAGCCACTCCATCATCCGCTGCAATTCCAGGCTTTATTTTATCAGAAGCCAAAAGCTCATGATAGGCAGGCCTTCTTTCCGCTTCCCCATCGTAATGAGGGCAATTGCTTCCTTTTAAGAAGCCCAGGCATGTTAAGGGCTCCAGTTTATCGCCATATGAATCCGTAACCCCTTCTTCAAACCAGCAAATGGATCCTGCGCTGATGCCGGCTAATACGATCCCTTGGCCCCATGCCTTTCTTAAAATCTTATCTAGTCCCCATTCTTTCCATAAAGCCAATAAATTCTTCGTATTTCCGCCTCCAACATAGATGATATCTTTATCCAGTATAAACCCTCTATATCTCTTGTTGGCGGCTTAAATAAAGATAAGTGGGACGGCTGGCACTTCTGATTTTCAAAAAAGTCATAAAACCACTTGATGCAAATGTCGGAATCTCCTGTAGCCGTAGGAATATAACAGATTTTAGGATTTTCTTTTCCTGACTGCCGCAAAATATATTCATCTAATAATGGATTCTCCGGTTCCATAGAGAATCCCCCGCCTCCAAGAGCGATTATTTGTCTCATATTCCAGCTCCCCCCAAACATGTTTAGTATAAATATTCTCCTTCATGACTGACGTTCCTTGTTCAACTAACTAAAAAAATGGAGCTGCCCATATGACAGCTCCATTATAAAAGATATCTTACGATTCACTCAGCGCTGGCTTCCCCGCTTCAAGAAGCACCTGATCCCGCCCTAATATGAATGCTAATAGGATAATGAATGCCCCTGTTCCAGCAAGAAGCCATTCGACGGCAATGATATCTGCAATTGGTCCAAATATCAGCATGCCGATCGGCATCATGGAGGTGGAGATCATCCCCATGACTCCAAACACCCTGCCTAAATAGTTCTCTTCAATTTTTTCCTGCAGCATGACAGTAGTTGGCGTGTTGAATATTGGCATCGCCACACCGAACAAGGCCATGAACACTAAATAGATCCAGAAGACCGGGACAATGCCAAGCGCCAAAGTGCATATTCCCATGATGAGACTGGCGAGGGTCATCGTTTTAATTTTATTTGGATAGCCTCCCCAGGAAGCAATGATTCCTCCGCCAATCATCATGCCGACTGAAAAAGCAATTTCAATGGCTGTCAGCTTCCATACATCTCCGCCAAAGGTGCGGGTAACCTGCAGCGGCGTCAAAAAGGCGGCAGGCGCCATCAGCACGAAGAAGACAGCAAAGAACAGGAAGAACTTTTTCAGAAATGGATTGCTGTTTACATATTGCAGACCTTCTTTAAAGTCGCTGAAGTAGCTCGTAGTCTGTTTGGCCGTGGCCTTTTCGTGCACAGCAATTTTGACAAAAGTCATCAGTGTAACAATGGCAATCGCTGCTGTGATGACATCGATGAAAAAGATGATTTCAAGTGATGACATTGCCAGCAGAGCAGCACTGACCATTGGCGAGACAAACATGATAACGGCTTGAATGCTTCCGTTTGCTCCGTTTACCTTTGTGAGCTTATCCTTCGGGACAATCTGAGGCAGAATCGCCCCGACAGCAGGAGTCTGAATCCCTGTTCCAAGGGCACGGATCGCTGCCATGACAAATAGAAGCCAAATGGATTCATAACCCATAAAAAAGAGGATAGCGAGAATCAGTGTTGAAAAGGCAATAAGACCATCTGCTAAAATAATCAGCATTTTCCGGTTATACCGGTCTGCCCAGACACCCGCGACCGGTGATAAAAAGAAGGTCGGAATAAAACCGCATATGATGTAGAGCGTCATCATCAAACCAGATTCTGTCGTTAAGGTAATATGCCACATAATGGCGTATTGAACGAGGGACGATCCAAACAGCGAGATCGTCTGACTGCTTAAAAAGAGAATAATATTCTTAAGCCAATTCTCCTGCAGATTAGGATTTTTTGTACTCATTGTCTAATCACTCATTTCTATATTAGTTAATAAAAACAAGCTTTGCCTATATTCAGTTGATTAATCCGCTCTATACATTCTATTTCTAAAGACAGCAAAAAAGAGGAGAAATTCATCTCCTCTTTAAAAATAACCGTTAAATTTAGGTTTCCTTAAATAGACAGACCAATCCCGTTGCTCTGAACATAGGCAGAGCCTTCAAACGTATTCAATTAACGATTGAAAAGCGGGTTTCTTAATCTCATTGATGCTGTCAACAGGAAAACCTCCATTTCATTTTAATTATATTAATCATACCAGCGCAGACCCGTTCATGCAATAGGGACATTAGGACAGGTTCCTCGTCCCAGTGGGGGCCGGGAATGTGTACATGTCCTATCGTCCCTACTTATAAACTTCTTCTCTGGAATGAAACCCATCTGCAATAATGGTACGATCCATATTGTGTTTATCGACAGCAATTGGCGAAAGAAGGACCGAGGGCACCTCGATTTTTCCATTATTAATTTTTCGGCTTGCTTCTATATTTTCTCCCTTCGCCATCCTGACCGCTAGTTCAGCAGCTTCTTTGGTGAGCGTGCCGATAGGTTTGTATACCGTCATCGTCTGGGTACCTCTGATGATCCGCTGGGCAGCGGCAAGCTCAGCATCCTGTCCTGCTACAGGAATTTTCCCTGCCAGCCCTTGCACTGCCAGTGCCTGGATGGCTCCGCCTGCGGTAGCATCGTTGGCTGCGATCACGGCATCTATTTGATTTTGGTTGGCTTTAAGAGCCTCTTCCATATTTACAAATGCATTCGCAGGCGTCCAATCTCTGGACCACTGATCATATACAATCTGTATATCGCCTTTTTCAATTAAAGGCTGAAGCACGTTAAAGACTCCTCGTTTAAATAAATGGGCATTATGGTCAGTGATTGCTCCGCCAATGTACACATACTTCCCTTTAGGAACCAGTTTGGTGATGGCCCTTGCCTGCAGCTCTCCAACCTTTTCATTATCAAAGGATATATATAAGTCGATATCGGCATTTTTCACTAGCCGGTCATATGAGATGACTTTGATGCCTGCCTCGTGAGCTTTTTTGACGATCGAAGCGGTGGCTTCAGCATTATGTGGAACGACAACCAGCAGGTCGACCCCCTGTTTAATCAATGTTTCTGCCTGTGATATTTGGACCGCATCATCCCCATTCGCAGCCATGATCTCCACTTCGGCTCCGAGTTCTTCTACGGCCTCTTTGAACAAATCTCTATCCTTCAGCCAGCGCTCTTCCAATAAAGTATCCATTGAAAAGCCGATCTTAACGGCTTTCTCCCCATCCCCTCTTACTTGCACTTCGCCTGCAGAAGGAATTGCTTTCCTGGGATTTTTTTGAGTGCTGTTTCCGTTTGGCAGGCTGACAGGAGGCAAACCAGAAACAGCGCAGCCAGAGTCAGCTTCCATTGAATCCTATCCATCTGTTTTGCCCCTTTTTCTTCCATCATTCTTTTTTCCCAGAAGGGTTTTGCGGAATTCCGTCGGTGACTGGCCGCACATTTTTTTGAAAACCTTGCTGAAATAGTTCGGTTCATGATAGCCCACTTCAAAGGTGATTTCTTTCAGGCTTTTTCCGTGATCCGCCATCAGCTTCTTTGCTTTTTCAATACGGCATTCAGTCAGGAAATCGATATAATTTATCCCGAGTTTCTCCTTGAACATTTTACTGATATAGATCGGGCTTAGCTCCACTTTCCTACCCAATGCTTCAAGAGAAATATCCTCGTGGGAATGTTCGGTAATATATTGTTTCAGCTGGTGGATAGTATCCGCTTCCAGCCTGTCGTAATGCTCCATATACGCCTTCTTCATTTGCTTTACCAATTGACTCGTTTCAGCGCGCAGCTGCCGGAAATCCTGGGTTTGATACGCAAACAATGGCGCAGGAGCTTCAACCCCTATCTCACTCATTACACGTGAAGCAATCCAGAGCAGCTGCAGCACCCGCTGCTGCGCTTGAATCACCCCTTCCCTTTCTGTTTCACATCGCTGGATCATTTCCATTACACTTAAGCTGATTTGCTGCCATTTACCAAGCCTGACTTGATCGAAAAACTGTTTTTCCCGCTCTTTGGTCAGCTGCAGATCTTCCCCTGCGCTAAGCACTGGCACATCGGAATAAAATCGGTATTTAACAGGGAGGGTTGAATCCAGGGTGGCAATAAGAGATTCCTGATAGGACTGACGGATGGACTGCATTGATCCACAAGCGTTCCCAATCCCGACGAACCAGCCTTCTGATAAGCCTTTTTTCGCAAGAGACAGAATTTCTCCGGCTATAAATATGGCCTGTGAACGGAATGATTGCTGTTTTTTCCTAAAAACGATGATGGGAAGCTGGCGGCCATATAGTGCACCTACCCATGCACTGCCTGCTAGCCTGACCTTCTCTTTGACCGAGGTATAGAGGTGTTCTTGTCCATCAGGGAGCAGGATGCTCATGACAAACTGTTCATCTGTTGAGCGAATATCGAGCATTTCCACCAGCATATCCAGATGAACTTCATGGACATGATCGAACAGCAGCTGTGTCACTACATCCGTCTCAATGACCGGAAGAGCCTTTTGCAGCGCATCCTGCTGAAGCTTCGTCATTTCACGGAATCTCCGCTCTTCCTCAATCTGTTCAAGCACCTTCCCAACTGTTGCTTCAATTTCCGTTATCTTGCTTGGCTTCAGTAAATAATCCTTGACCCCAAGCTTTATCGCCTGCCGGGCATAATCGAATGTATCGAATGCTGTAATCATAATAAATTTAATATGCGGATCGGCTTCACTGATTTGCTTAATAGCTTCCAGGCCATTCAGCCCTGGCATCTGAATGTCCATCAGGATTAAATCAGGGTTAAACGCTTTAGCCAATTGAACGGCCATCTTTCCATTTTTGGCCTGGATGATTTCAACGCCAGGAAAGGCCTTTTGCAGAATCACTTCCAGTCCTTCCCGTTCAATTTGTTCATCATCCGCGATCAGGAGTCTTGTCATGCTGCCCCCTCCTATCTTTCGGTATTGTTATTACTACTTTTGTGCCGGCAGCACTGCTCTCAATGTTCATGACATCTTCATTGCCGTAAAAAAGGCGCAAACGCCTGACAACATTGGTAAACCCTATGCCCGTAGAGTTTCCATCTTTTTGAATGAACTGCCCTTGAAGAATCTGTTTAATT
This window of the Cytobacillus pseudoceanisediminis genome carries:
- a CDS encoding MFS transporter; this translates as MSTKNPNLQENWLKNIILFLSSQTISLFGSSLVQYAIMWHITLTTESGLMMTLYIICGFIPTFFLSPVAGVWADRYNRKMLIILADGLIAFSTLILAILFFMGYESIWLLFVMAAIRALGTGIQTPAVGAILPQIVPKDKLTKVNGANGSIQAVIMFVSPMVSAALLAMSSLEIIFFIDVITAAIAIVTLMTFVKIAVHEKATAKQTTSYFSDFKEGLQYVNSNPFLKKFFLFFAVFFVLMAPAAFLTPLQVTRTFGGDVWKLTAIEIAFSVGMMIGGGIIASWGGYPNKIKTMTLASLIMGICTLALGIVPVFWIYLVFMALFGVAMPIFNTPTTVMLQEKIEENYLGRVFGVMGMISTSMMPIGMLIFGPIADIIAVEWLLAGTGAFIILLAFILGRDQVLLEAGKPALSES
- a CDS encoding response regulator gives rise to the protein MTRLLIADDEQIEREGLEVILQKAFPGVEIIQAKNGKMAVQLAKAFNPDLILMDIQMPGLNGLEAIKQISEADPHIKFIMITAFDTFDYARQAIKLGVKDYLLKPSKITEIEATVGKVLEQIEEERRFREMTKLQQDALQKALPVIETDVVTQLLFDHVHEVHLDMLVEMLDIRSTDEQFVMSILLPDGQEHLYTSVKEKVRLAGSAWVGALYGRQLPIIVFRKKQQSFRSQAIFIAGEILSLAKKGLSEGWFVGIGNACGSMQSIRQSYQESLIATLDSTLPVKYRFYSDVPVLSAGEDLQLTKEREKQFFDQVRLGKWQQISLSVMEMIQRCETEREGVIQAQQRVLQLLWIASRVMSEIGVEAPAPLFAYQTQDFRQLRAETSQLVKQMKKAYMEHYDRLEADTIHQLKQYITEHSHEDISLEALGRKVELSPIYISKMFKEKLGINYIDFLTECRIEKAKKLMADHGKSLKEITFEVGYHEPNYFSKVFKKMCGQSPTEFRKTLLGKKNDGRKRGKTDG
- the xylF gene encoding D-xylose ABC transporter substrate-binding protein, translating into MEADSGCAVSGLPPVSLPNGNSTQKNPRKAIPSAGEVQVRGDGEKAVKIGFSMDTLLEERWLKDRDLFKEAVEELGAEVEIMAANGDDAVQISQAETLIKQGVDLLVVVPHNAEATASIVKKAHEAGIKVISYDRLVKNADIDLYISFDNEKVGELQARAITKLVPKGKYVYIGGAITDHNAHLFKRGVFNVLQPLIEKGDIQIVYDQWSRDWTPANAFVNMEEALKANQNQIDAVIAANDATAGGAIQALAVQGLAGKIPVAGQDAELAAAQRIIRGTQTMTVYKPIGTLTKEAAELAVRMAKGENIEASRKINNGKIEVPSVLLSPIAVDKHNMDRTIIADGFHSREEVYK